The stretch of DNA ATGTGTTATAAGCACCAGCGTGAATGCGGCCCAGCCAAGAACCATCACGATTGCGAAAGGCCAATGGGGGATATGCAATACGCCGGATACGAGCCCTGACTGCCACAAGCTTTTTACTTGTATTGCGCTTTGCCAGGTTATGAGCGATACAATACCTATACTGAGAAGACAGGTCAGGGCATCGATAACTGCCTGAGCCTTTCCGGGTAACCGGTCGACAAACAGATCGACAGAGACATTGCCGCGTTGAACTGCACATTCAGCAAACCCAAAAAACACAACCAAAACCATTAAAAACTCTATAAGCTCAACTGATCCAGGTATCGGCAATACTAATATATATCGTCCTATTACATGGGCCATCACCAGGAGCATTAATATGAATAAGAAACCGGCACCGCCGAAGTTAAGTAAGCGGCTTAACGAATTGACCATCCTGTCCATTGTCCTGATAAATCTTTCCAGACCCACCCTGTTCCTCCCTTTTCAGTGAGTAACCTACGGCTTTGCCTATGATGGAAATCTGCGACCGGTTATGTGTTTACTTATTCGTGCCGGCCAACTGCTTATTGTATTTCGCTATGGATTTTTTCGCTGCATCCACAAACTTCTTTGCAGGATAACCTTTAGCCTCCATGGTCTTTATCCATTTATCCGTAACCGGGGAAACTTGCTGCTCCCAGCGTTTCTCCTCATCCGGGGTAAGGTATATAAACTCCATACCCTTCTGTTTCGCCAGTTCGAACCCTGCCTTATCGGCATCATTCCACGCCTTTCCGACAATATCGGCGCCCACCGTACCGCTGCATTCGTCTATGACCTTCTGGAGGTCTTTAGGCAGGCTGTTGTATTTATCTTTGTTCATGGCTGCCCAGAACCACTGAACGGCAATATTACTCATGTTTACGTATTTTGTCACCTCATGAAGTTTCCATGTCGGGATTGCCTCGCCTGGAAACACCGTTGCATCTATTGTCCCCTTCGACAACGCAAGGTAGCTTTCAGGAGCAGGTATTGAGACCGGGGAACCACCTAAGGCCTTTATATAATCACCCATTCCGCCGGGGGCTCTCACGATCAGTCCCTTCATGTCTTCGAGTTTTCTAACCGGTTTCCGCGTAATAAGCTGTGCAGGGCCCTGGGAGAACAACCATAGAAGCTTTACGTCAGCATACTCTTTCCTGAGTTCCGGAAATGCATAGTACAGGTCCATCCAGGCACGGCTTGCAGCCCAGGAAGACTGAGCGCCCAGGAAAGGAAGTTGCGTGGCCTCGCTCATCGGGAAACGGCCTATGTAGTAAGGCCCCGGATCCCAGGCGATGTCGATCGTGCCTGCCTTGAGAGCATCGTACATTGTACCGGCCTTTGCCAGGGCGCCGCTCGGGTAGACATTGATCTTAAGTCTGCCTTTGCTTTTTTGCTCAACCATATTTTTCCATGGAATTACTGCATTTTTATGGAACCACGATACCTCCGGGAAAAGGTGATTGAGACTCAACTCGATAGGCTTTTCAGCTGCAGAAACCGGCCAGGCAGTAACGAATGCCGCTGCAATAAATGCCAACATTACAATAATACCACCGATCCCATAGAAAAAACTTTTTCTTCTCATGACAACCTCCTGAAAGTTATTCCGGCTTTTCATAACCGTTGCTTCATAAACCCCTTATTTGGTCTTTTTAGAAAATAATTTGTTCCATTGAGGCAAACTTATCTCTTGCATCCTGAATATGCACTTCCGTCAATTTTTTGATCTCTGAAATGTCTCCTGTCTTATAGGCAGCAAGTATTTTCATGTGTTCTCCCAGGGACTGTT from Syntrophorhabdaceae bacterium encodes:
- a CDS encoding TRAP transporter small permease; this translates as MGLERFIRTMDRMVNSLSRLLNFGGAGFLFILMLLVMAHVIGRYILVLPIPGSVELIEFLMVLVVFFGFAECAVQRGNVSVDLFVDRLPGKAQAVIDALTCLLSIGIVSLITWQSAIQVKSLWQSGLVSGVLHIPHWPFAIVMVLGWAAFTLVLITHFFENLGRVLRK
- a CDS encoding TRAP transporter substrate-binding protein, producing MRRKSFFYGIGGIIVMLAFIAAAFVTAWPVSAAEKPIELSLNHLFPEVSWFHKNAVIPWKNMVEQKSKGRLKINVYPSGALAKAGTMYDALKAGTIDIAWDPGPYYIGRFPMSEATQLPFLGAQSSWAASRAWMDLYYAFPELRKEYADVKLLWLFSQGPAQLITRKPVRKLEDMKGLIVRAPGGMGDYIKALGGSPVSIPAPESYLALSKGTIDATVFPGEAIPTWKLHEVTKYVNMSNIAVQWFWAAMNKDKYNSLPKDLQKVIDECSGTVGADIVGKAWNDADKAGFELAKQKGMEFIYLTPDEEKRWEQQVSPVTDKWIKTMEAKGYPAKKFVDAAKKSIAKYNKQLAGTNK